From the Macaca nemestrina isolate mMacNem1 chromosome 7, mMacNem.hap1, whole genome shotgun sequence genome, one window contains:
- the LOC105467564 gene encoding 26S proteasome regulatory subunit 4: MGQSQSGGHGPGGGKKDDKDKKKKYEPPVPTRVGKKKKKTKGPDAASKLPLVTPHTQCRLKLLKLERIKDYLLMEEEFIRNQEQMKPLEEKQEEERSKVDDLRGTPMSVGTLEEIIDDNHAIVSTSVGSEHYVSILSFVDKDLLEPGCSVLLNHKVHAVIGVLMDDTDPLVTVMKVEKAPQETYADIGGLDNQIQEIKESVELPLTHPEYYEEMGIKPPKGVILYGPPGTGKTLLAKAVANQTSATFLRVVGSELIQKYLGDGPKLVRELFRVAEEHAPSIVFIDEIDAIGTKRYDSNSGGEREIQRTMLELLNQLDGFDSRGDVKVIMATNRIETLDPALIRPGRIDRKIEFPLPDEKTKKRIFQIHTSRMTLADDVTLDDLIMAKDDLSGADIKAICTEAGLMALRERRMKVTNEDFKKSKENVLYKKQEGTPEGLYL, translated from the exons ATG GGTCAAAGTCAGAGTGGTGGTCATGGTCCTGGAGGTGGCAAGAAGGATGACAAG gacaagaaaaagaaatatgaaccTCCTGTACCAACTAGAGtggggaaaaagaagaagaaaacgaAGGGACCAGACGCTGCCAGCAAACTGCCACTGG tgacACCTCACACTCAGTGCCGGTTAAAATTACTGAAGTTAGAGAGAATTAAAGACTATCTTCTCATGGAGGAAGAATTCATTAGAAATCAGGAACAAATGAAACCATTAGAAGAAAAGCAAGAG GAGGAAAGATCAAAAGTGGATGATCTGAGGGGGACCCCGATGTCAGTAGGAACCTTGGAAGAGATCATTGATGACAATCATGCCATCGTGTCTACATCTGTGGGCTCAGAACACTACGTCAGCATTCTTTCATTTGTAGACAAGGATCTGCTGGAACCTGGCTGCTCGGTCCTGCTCAATCACAAG GTGCATGCCGTGATAGGGGTGCTGATGGATGACACGGATCCCCTGGTCACAGTGATGAAGGTGGAAAAGGCCCCCCAGGAGACCTATGCGGATATTGGGGGGTTGGACaaccaaattcaggaaattaag GAATCTGTGGAGCTTCCTCTCACCCATCCTGAATATTATGAAGAGATGGGTATAAAGCCTCCTAAGGGGGTCATTCTCTATGGTCCACCTGGCACAG GTAAAACCTTGTTAGCCAAAGCTGTAGCAAACCAAACCTCAGCCACTTTCTTGAGAGTGGTTGGCTCTGAACTTATTCAGAAGTACCTAGGTGATGGGCCCAAACTCGTACGGGAATTGTTTCGAGTTGCTGAAGAACATGCACCGTCCATCGTGTTTATTGATGAAATTGACGCCATTGGGACAAAAAG atatGACTCCAATTCTGGTGGGGAGAGAGAAATTCAGCGAACAATGTTGGAACTGCTGAACCAGTTGGATGGATTTGATTCTAGGGGAGATGTGAAAGTTATCATGGCCACAAACCGAATAGAAACTTTGGATCCAGCACTTATCAGGCCAG GCCGCATTGACAGGAAGATTGAGTTCCCCCTGCCTGATGAAAAGACGAAGAAGCGCATCTTTCAGATTCACACAAGCAGGATGACGCTGGCTGATGATGTAACCCTGGATGACTTGATCATGGCTAAAGATGACCTCTCTGGTGCTGACATCAAG GCAATCTGTACAGAAGCTGGTCTGATGGCCTTAAGAGAACGTAGAATGAAAGTAACAAATGAAGACTtcaaaaaatctaaagaaaatgttctttataAGAAACAGGAAGGCACCCCTGAGGGGCTGTATCTCTAG